The Oharaeibacter diazotrophicus genome includes a window with the following:
- the ade gene encoding adenine deaminase encodes MTQPDAETLARMIDAGQGRVPADLVVRNVRLLDVMTGAVTETDVAVVADRIVGTHACYDGIRVVDGRGRFCVPGFIDTHLHVESSLVTPFEFDRGVLPHGVTTAICDPHEIANVVGTEGIRYFLAAAERTVMDLRVNLSSCVPATDFETSGARLGVEDLLPLAGHPKVIGLAEMMNFPGVLAKAPDVLAKLAAFQGRHVDGHAPLLGGLALNGYLAAGIRTDHEATTAREARAKLAKGMAILIRDGSVSKDLPALAEVLDENTSSFVALCTDDRNPLDIIEHGHLDGMIRALIARGRPRHHVYRAASWSAARIFGLSDRGLVAPGWRADFVLVDDLDRCDVTDVVSAGRLVEPALFDAREIVPPVGLGSMRAPAVGAADFRIDARGNAGPRPVIGVEAGLIITRRREAVLPVEDGAVRPDPAQDVVKVCVVERHGKSGSIGRAFVHGFGMRRGAIASSVGHDSHNVTVVGVDDADMALAVNRLQAIGGGFAVAEGGRILAELALPVAGLMSLEPFAVVQDALVELRTAARALGCTLPEPFLQVAFLPLPVIPHLKITDRGLFDVDAFAFVEE; translated from the coding sequence ATGACGCAGCCCGACGCCGAAACGCTCGCCCGCATGATCGACGCCGGCCAGGGTCGCGTGCCCGCCGACCTCGTGGTGCGGAACGTCCGCCTCCTCGACGTCATGACCGGCGCGGTGACCGAGACCGACGTCGCGGTGGTGGCGGACCGCATCGTCGGCACCCACGCCTGCTACGACGGCATCCGCGTCGTCGACGGCCGCGGCCGTTTCTGCGTGCCGGGCTTCATCGACACCCATCTCCACGTCGAATCCTCGCTGGTGACGCCGTTCGAGTTCGATCGCGGCGTGCTGCCGCACGGCGTCACCACCGCGATCTGCGACCCGCACGAGATCGCCAACGTCGTCGGCACCGAGGGCATCCGCTACTTCCTCGCCGCCGCCGAGCGCACGGTGATGGACCTCAGGGTCAACCTGTCGTCCTGCGTGCCCGCCACCGACTTCGAGACCTCCGGCGCCCGGCTCGGCGTCGAGGACCTCCTGCCGCTCGCCGGTCATCCCAAGGTGATCGGCCTCGCCGAGATGATGAACTTCCCCGGCGTGCTCGCCAAGGCGCCCGACGTGCTCGCCAAGCTCGCCGCCTTCCAGGGCCGCCACGTCGACGGCCACGCGCCGCTGCTCGGCGGCCTTGCGCTCAACGGCTATCTCGCCGCCGGCATCCGCACCGACCACGAAGCCACCACCGCCCGCGAGGCACGCGCGAAGCTCGCCAAGGGCATGGCGATCCTGATCCGCGACGGCTCGGTCTCCAAGGACTTGCCGGCGCTCGCCGAGGTGCTCGACGAGAACACCTCGTCCTTCGTGGCGCTGTGCACCGACGACCGCAATCCGCTCGACATCATCGAGCACGGCCATCTCGACGGCATGATCCGGGCGCTGATCGCCCGCGGCCGGCCGCGCCACCACGTCTACCGGGCTGCCAGCTGGTCGGCGGCGCGGATCTTCGGCCTTTCCGACCGCGGGCTGGTGGCGCCCGGCTGGCGCGCCGACTTCGTGCTCGTCGACGACCTCGACCGCTGCGACGTCACCGACGTCGTCTCCGCCGGCCGGCTGGTCGAGCCGGCGTTGTTCGACGCCCGCGAGATCGTGCCGCCGGTCGGCCTCGGCTCGATGCGGGCGCCGGCGGTCGGCGCCGCCGACTTCCGGATCGACGCCCGCGGCAACGCCGGGCCGCGTCCGGTGATCGGCGTCGAGGCCGGGCTGATCATCACCCGCCGGCGCGAGGCGGTGCTGCCGGTCGAGGACGGCGCGGTGCGGCCCGATCCGGCACAGGATGTCGTCAAGGTCTGCGTCGTCGAACGCCACGGCAAGTCCGGCTCGATCGGCCGCGCCTTCGTCCACGGTTTCGGGATGCGACGCGGCGCGATCGCCTCCTCGGTCGGCCACGACAGCCACAACGTCACCGTGGTCGGCGTCGACGACGCCGACATGGCGCTGGCGGTCAACCGCCTCCAGGCGATCGGCGGCGGTTTCGCGGTCGCCGAGGGCGGCCGCATCCTCGCCGAACTGGCGCTGCCGGTGGCCGGGCTGATGAGCCTCGAGCCCTTCGCGGTGGTGCAGGATGCCCTCGTGGAACTGCGCACGGCCGCGCGCGCCCTCGGCTGCACGCTGCCGGAGCCCTTCCTCCAGGTCGCCTTCCTGCCGCTGCCGGTGATCCCGCACCTCAAGATCACCGACCGCGGCCTGTTCGACGTCGACGCCTTCGCCTTCGTGGAGGAGTGA
- a CDS encoding diacylglycerol kinase: protein MPDVRSICAIGLSGQLGLHGHLPWEGDQRPEFVADVARFFDITRGHVLIAGPKTIGAIPDFARGDRTLVVIRSHEDPEEVLSRFPDRVVYVGGGPPVWDVYARHIRHWDINRLPYDGPADRWFDPKWLVAG, encoded by the coding sequence GTGCCCGACGTCCGTTCCATCTGCGCCATCGGTCTCTCGGGCCAGCTCGGTCTCCACGGTCACCTGCCGTGGGAAGGCGACCAGCGGCCCGAGTTCGTCGCCGACGTCGCCCGCTTCTTCGACATCACCCGCGGCCACGTGCTGATCGCCGGCCCGAAGACGATCGGCGCCATCCCGGACTTCGCCCGCGGCGACCGCACGCTGGTGGTGATCCGCTCGCACGAGGATCCCGAGGAGGTGCTGTCGCGCTTTCCCGACCGTGTGGTCTACGTCGGCGGCGGCCCGCCGGTGTGGGACGTCTACGCCCGCCACATCCGGCACTGGGACATCAATCGCCTGCCCTACGACGGCCCGGCCGACCGCTGGTTCGACCCGAAGTGGCTGGTGGCCGGTTGA
- a CDS encoding dihydrodipicolinate synthase family protein — translation MALDETASGVFTIAATPFHPDGALDLPSLERLTDFYVGAGVDGITILGIMGEAQKLEPAESLAVARTVIGRAGVPVVVGVSAPGFAAMRALAREAMEVGAAGVMIAPPPALRTDDQIVGYYAEAVAAIGDDVPFVLQDYPLIIGVVIAPGVIRRIVAAHPSCVMLKHEDWPGLEKISTLRRFSAEGTMRRISILCGNGGLFLDFETERGADGAMTGYAFPEMLVDLVALARAGRRDEAHDLFDAHLPLIRYEQQPAAGLAVRKHVLARRGVIASDAQRRPGAGLTPAARAEVDYLYDRVVRRGLGVRGPL, via the coding sequence ATGGCCCTCGACGAGACCGCATCCGGCGTCTTCACCATCGCCGCCACGCCGTTCCACCCGGACGGGGCGCTCGACTTGCCGTCGCTCGAGCGCCTGACCGACTTCTACGTCGGCGCCGGCGTCGACGGCATCACCATCCTCGGCATCATGGGCGAGGCGCAGAAGCTCGAGCCGGCGGAGTCGCTCGCGGTCGCGCGCACGGTGATCGGCCGGGCCGGCGTGCCGGTGGTGGTGGGCGTGTCGGCACCCGGCTTCGCGGCGATGCGCGCCCTCGCCCGCGAGGCGATGGAGGTGGGTGCGGCCGGCGTGATGATCGCGCCGCCGCCGGCGCTGCGCACCGACGACCAGATCGTCGGCTACTACGCCGAGGCGGTCGCCGCGATCGGTGACGACGTGCCCTTCGTGCTGCAGGACTATCCGCTGATCATCGGTGTCGTGATCGCACCGGGCGTCATCCGCCGCATCGTCGCGGCGCATCCGTCCTGCGTGATGCTGAAACACGAGGACTGGCCCGGCCTCGAGAAGATCTCGACGCTGCGCCGCTTCTCCGCCGAGGGCACGATGCGGCGGATCTCGATCCTGTGCGGCAACGGCGGCCTGTTCCTCGACTTCGAGACCGAGCGCGGCGCCGACGGCGCCATGACCGGCTACGCCTTCCCGGAGATGCTGGTCGACCTCGTCGCCCTCGCCCGCGCCGGCCGCCGCGACGAGGCGCACGACCTCTTCGACGCCCACCTGCCGCTGATCCGCTACGAGCAGCAGCCCGCCGCGGGCCTCGCGGTGCGCAAGCACGTGCTCGCCCGCCGCGGCGTCATCGCCTCCGACGCGCAGCGCCGGCCGGGCGCCGGTCTGACGCCGGCCGCCCGCGCCGAGGTCGACTATCTCTACGATCGCGTCGTCCGCCGCGGCCTCGGCGTCCGCGGACCACTGTAA
- a CDS encoding SPW repeat domain-containing protein has product MQASKSTQRTVVRVLAALAGTALLFSPFVLGLTAATAAAWSAWAIGFAIFAGNMSMAVDDRRRPDVANLALGAAAIVAPSLAGFSDEPGALWIHGVTGLATLSLGAYALWALVAPRRGAAEAA; this is encoded by the coding sequence ATGCAGGCCAGCAAGAGCACGCAGCGGACCGTGGTCCGCGTCCTCGCCGCCCTCGCCGGGACGGCCCTCCTGTTCTCGCCCTTCGTCCTCGGGCTGACCGCCGCGACCGCCGCGGCGTGGAGCGCCTGGGCGATCGGCTTCGCGATCTTCGCCGGCAACATGTCGATGGCCGTCGACGACCGCCGCCGGCCCGACGTCGCCAACCTGGCGCTCGGGGCCGCGGCGATCGTGGCGCCGTCGCTCGCCGGCTTCTCGGACGAGCCGGGTGCGCTGTGGATCCACGGCGTCACCGGCCTCGCGACGCTGTCGCTCGGCGCCTACGCCCTGTGGGCGCTGGTCGCCCCGCGCCGCGGCGCCGCCGAAGCCGCCTGA